In Candidatus Polarisedimenticolaceae bacterium, the genomic stretch TTCGACACGGTGATGCCGAACTCCCGCTTCCACCGGACGGTCGGCGCGCTGATCGCCGGCTAGGCCTCGCCGCCGATCGCGGCGAGCAGCTCGTCGGTCTTCTCGGCGAGGAGAGCCTTGTCGCCCCGGGTCTCCACGTTCAGGCGGATGAGCGGCTCCGTGTTCGACATCCGGAGGTTGAAGCGCCACTGCGCGAGCTCGATCCCCACGCCGTCGGTCTCGTCGACGCCGAGCGCCTGCGCGCCGTAGGTGGCGCGGATGCGCCCCATGACCGCCTTGGCATCGGCGACGCGACGGTTGATCTCGCCGCTCGTCGGGAAACGGCTCATCGCTTCCAGGACGAGATCGGCGAGCGGCGTTCCGGTCTCGGAGATCATCTGGGCGACGAGGAGCCACGGGATCATGCCGCTGTCGCAGTACGCGAACTCGCGGAAGAAGTGGTGCGCGGACATCTCGCCGCCGTAGGCCGCGTCCTCGCGTCGCATGACCTCCTTCATGAACGCGTGGCCCGACTTGCTCTGAACGGGAGTCCCGCCGAGGCGCCGGACGACGTCGATCGTGTTCCAGGTCAGGCGCGGGTCGTGGACGATCTTCGCGCCGCGCGCGCGCTTCAACACCTGCGATGCGAGGAGCCCCACGATGTAGTAGCCCTCGATGAAGCCGCCGTTCCCGTCGAAGAGGAAGCAGCGGTCGAAGTCGCCGTCCCACGCGATGCCCATGTCGGCGCGGTGCAGGGCGACCGCGCGTGCGGTGTCGGCGCGCTTCTCGGGGAGGAGCGGGTTCGGGATGCCGTTCGGAAAGGTGCCGTCGGGCGTGTGGTGGATCTTCACGAAGCGGAACGGCAGATGCGGCTCGAGCGCGTCGATGACGACGCCCGCGCCGCCGTTCCCCGCGTTGACGACGAGCGTGAGCGGCTTGAGCGACGACGGCGTCACGTAGGAGAGCAGATGATCCGCGTACGCCTTGGCGAGATCGACGCGCTCCACGGTCCCGCGCCGCGCCGACGCCGGGAAGTCGCCCGCGAGCGCCAGGCGCTCGATGTCGGCGAGACCGGTGTCCGCGCTGATCGGCTTCGCCTTTTCGCGCACGAGCTTGAGGCCGTTGTAGTCGGCCGGATTGTGGCTCGCCGTCACCATGATCCCGCCGTCGAGACCGAGATGGAACGTCGCGAAGTAGACCTGCTCGGTGCCGCACCGGCCGATGTCGACGACGTCGACGCCCGAGGCCGTGAGCCCATCCCTCACCGCCTGCGCGAGCTCCGGGCTCGTGAGACGCACGTCGTAGCCGACCGCGACCTTCTTCGGCTCGACGAACGCCGCGTAGGCGCGCGCGATCGTCCCCGCCATCTCGCGGTTCAGCTCGTCGGGAATGCGGCCGCGGATGTCGTAGGCCTTGAAGCACGTGAGGCGGCGGGACGAGTTCATCGTGGACTCTCCGGAGTGCGACGGACGAGAATAACACTGCTATCGTGCGGCAGGGTCAAGGCGACGGAGGACGCACGATGGCGACGACGACGAAGACGCGGACGGAGCGCGACACGATGGGCGAGATGGAGGTCCCGGCCGAGGCGTACTACGGCGCGTCGACGCAGCGGGCCGTCATCAACTTCCCGGTGAGCGGCCTCAAGCTCCCGCGCCGCTTCCTCCGCGCGCTCGGCATGATCAAGCGCGCCTCCGCCGAGGTGAACCGCGAGCTCGGCCTCCTCGACCCTTCGCTCGCGGATGCGATCGCGAAGGCCGCGCGCGAGGTCGAGGACGGATCGCTCGACGCGCACTTCCCGCTCGACGTCTTCCAGACCGGCTCCGGCACTTCGACGAACATGAACGCG encodes the following:
- a CDS encoding phosphomannomutase CpsG (capsular polysaccharide biosynthesis protein; catalyzes the formation of D-mannose 6-phosphate from alpha-D-mannose 1-phosphate) — protein: MNSSRRLTCFKAYDIRGRIPDELNREMAGTIARAYAAFVEPKKVAVGYDVRLTSPELAQAVRDGLTASGVDVVDIGRCGTEQVYFATFHLGLDGGIMVTASHNPADYNGLKLVREKAKPISADTGLADIERLALAGDFPASARRGTVERVDLAKAYADHLLSYVTPSSLKPLTLVVNAGNGGAGVVIDALEPHLPFRFVKIHHTPDGTFPNGIPNPLLPEKRADTARAVALHRADMGIAWDGDFDRCFLFDGNGGFIEGYYIVGLLASQVLKRARGAKIVHDPRLTWNTIDVVRRLGGTPVQSKSGHAFMKEVMRREDAAYGGEMSAHHFFREFAYCDSGMIPWLLVAQMISETGTPLADLVLEAMSRFPTSGEINRRVADAKAVMGRIRATYGAQALGVDETDGVGIELAQWRFNLRMSNTEPLIRLNVETRGDKALLAEKTDELLAAIGGEA